The Lynx canadensis isolate LIC74 chromosome D2, mLynCan4.pri.v2, whole genome shotgun sequence DNA segment CTGTCTCGGGCCGGTTTGGCCGCATCCGACACTGATGCAAAGTGGGCCCGTCAGGACATCAGGCAAGCCGTCGTCTCTCTGCTTTCCTACCGGTTTCTTCGGTGAGGTTGGCCACGTCCCTCTCTGCTTTGCACTCAGGGATCGGTTCTTTCCGAGGATTTCACGTGCGGTCGCtgactctgccctccccctccacttTCCTACGTCTCTGCGATTACGACTCTCTCATACTCTACACGTCAGAGGAAGAGCCAGGTGCCGGGTATGAGAGAAAGATCACTGCGGAGGCACGGAGGCGTGTGTGCCAGAAGGAGGAGGCGGGCGAGAAGGGTAGAGGCACAGAATGGAGCCAAGAGATGGGGCAGGGTACCacaggaggcagggcagggaggggccgagaaCGCTGGCTCAAGAGGGTGGGGACTCTGAAAGAACGGGCTAGAAAGCGAAGGTGCGGCTGGCGGAAGGCGGGCGGAGCTCCTGTcacagggccccccccccccttcttcggGAGGACAACTCACAAGGCCACCTGCTGAGAGAGGAGCGGAGGCACCCGGAACCCCATTCCGGGGAAACACCCAGCGGACGACCACAGCTCAACGTGACAAGACACGGCTGCTAGAACTGGACAAGGGATCGGAAGAGACGTGCCTCCAAAAAAgggatacacaaatggccaagaagcaaCATGGAAAGAGAGTCGACATCGCCGAGTACTGGAGGCCTGCGAATCCAAACCACGAGGAGACCCACAGATACCATCTCCCGGCCATTAGGGTGGCTACGACCAAGAACGAGAGAGAACACTTGGCGGTGAGGATGCGGAAAACGCGGCCTTCTTGCGCACTGTCGTGGGGAAGCGAGATGGCACGACCACTGCTGGAAACATAACTTCCTGAGGAAGTTAAGCATGGAATTACCGTACGATCTATCAGTTCCTCTTCTGGCTATATATCCCAAAGGATGGAAAGCAGGGACTTGGGACAGATACTCGTGCGGCCGCGTTCACAAGGAGCATTATTCACAAACGGCCAGGCAACGGAAGCCACCCAAGCGTCCATCAGCAGACTGAATGGACAAACAATGGAGGTAAATCCATacggtggaatattattcggccttCAGAAGGAAGGCAATTCTGACCCATGGCACGACGTGGGTGAACCCCGAGGCCACGACGCGGAGGGCAACAGGCCGGTCACAAAAAGATGGACGCTGTCTGATTTCCGCTTACGTTGAGACGCGAAGAGTCGTCAAATTCGCGAAAATATAAAGTAGGATGgcggctgccaggggctgggggaggagggaatagGGAGTCGGCTGATGGGTGTGGAGTTTCATCTTCCCAGATGGAAGAGTTCTGTGGATGGATGGCAGCGATGGCTGCGTAACAACGCGAATGCATCTCGTGTCACGACCCCTGGGTCTACCGTATACTCAATATGGCACATGGTACGTTACATGTATTTAACcacaatagacatttttctacatatgagttaacaagggaaaaaaaaaaaaaaaaagacagccaaaGAGTCTGCTAACATGGAGAAAACCAGCAAGGCACACGCTGAGAAGGGCTTGTGGTAGGGTGGCCCCCAGGCGCGTCCAACTGCCTGGCCAATAGGTAACTTCCCCAGGCTCCAAAATCCAGACCCAATCCTAAAGAccactcttttcctccctctggccATCCTCGTGTGGGAGCAGGTGGTCTCTTTTgatccctcctgccctcccctcgtCGGGACTCACACAACGCGTCTGACTGCCAGGAAGCACTAATGTTCCCCGGGGTGTGCTGTCCATCTCTGAGATGGACGGGACACAGGACCTTGTCTGTGGTCTCACCCACGTACATGAGCTATCCATGATTTCCCCCCAGAGATGGTTCTCAGCCATGCCTGCACCCAAACTATGGCTTTGTTCATCGTAAATCCACGTCTCAAAACCAAGGCttcccggggcgcccgggtggctcagccggcaaagcgtccgacttcgcctcaggtcatgatctcacgggtcgtgggttcgagccccgcgtccagctctgtgctgacacctagctcagagcctggagcctgtctttggattttgtgtctccctctctctctctctctctctctctgtccctcccgtgctttctctctctcaaaaatacattaaaaaaaaaaaaaattaaaaaaaaaaaaacaaaaccaaggctTCCCGGGAATCTGAAATATAATGActtttggggttgttttgtttgtttgcttgatgCAGTCCTCCAACACTAGATCCCTTTGAAGTCCTAACCAAACACTGGGCTTTCTCTTCACTGTCTCAGACCAATTGGTAAAGACAATGGTCGATTTCTTccacagagaaatgggaaaacactCAGAAGGCACTCGCCCTTATTCTCCTACACCCTTATTCACCTTCACGACATACTCCTCCTCCTCACCCGGTGACCCTCTCAgatctttcttttgcttcccccccccaaaagaactCCTTCCTTAGGATTCCTCGCTGGACACATAACCCTACCCTGCTAGGAAATGAGTAGCTGCCAATCATTCCTTGAAGCGAGAGTTTCCTGCGGCAGTGTGGCCGCTCTTGGGGGAGGCTCAGGGGTCCTGCCTGCTTCCTCCGTGCCCCCTTTGGGGCATCCGCcggtcccctcctccccaacaccCAGCCCAACTTTATAGACCCCTCGGTGGAGGGGGGCGTCCGAACCCCTCCCACACTGACCGCCTCCCCCCTGCGAGCTCCTGTGTTCACCGCCCTCCTGCGGTCCCTCCCCTACCTGCCCTCACACACGTGGGGAAAGGCAGCTGGCATCTGAGGCACACCACGAGTAACGGGCAACCAAGTCGTGGCACCGAGATGGACCCACGAAACACGCCCCTGGCGGATTGGTCAGTCGCCGCTCTCCCGATCCCAAAAGTCGCCCAAGGAGTGGGCAgcgggaggaagggggaggggaagaagcaaGCATCTGTGGCCCAGATGCCCCAGATGCCCAGGGAGGGGCATCTGTGGCCCACCCGTCTTGTGGGAGGTCTCCCGGGGTCCCCCCCGGAGGAGGCGGCCACTCACCTGTGTAGGCATGGGTTCCGAGAACAGAGAGTCTTCTACGTCCTCCACGTCCTCCCGCCTGGCCTCGGGAGAGGAAAGCTTCCCCTCAGGCTCGGACGGGGTGGTGCTGGGGCGGGCCTGGACGGGCTGAGGTCTCTCGGGCTCGATGCTGACGCAGGGGAGGCCGCGCTGCTCCTGGCGGAGGTTGCCGGGCCTTTCGGCCTTGGCCTCCCTGTCCTTCAGGGCGGGGTCCTGCCGGTAACAGGCAGGCAAGACCTTTTCACCCTTCTCCATGGACTTGATCTGGCTGGGGGTCAGCGACTGGAACTCGGCCTCAGGCCCCTCTCCCCGGGAGCGCTCGGCGTTGATCTTCCAGAAGGAAGCTTCCTCTTCCTTCCGGGCGGGACCCAGGGCATCCAGGCTGGAGGACTTGCCGCCCTGGGAGGGCCGGAGGGCCTGCGAGCCCTGGGAGGCTTTAGACTGCCTCGGCTCACCGGCCGGGCCGCTGCCCGACTCTTGGATAGACAAGGAGCACACGCTGAACTCCATCTGACTCTGCAGCGGGGACACAGAAAGGAGAGAGTCAGCCTTACGATCCGGTGCAAGGGCTGCACCAGCTCCCACCTCTGCGCGCCCGGCAACATCAACACCGGGTGTCGTCCATCTGCCGAAACCGTCTGCCCCTCAGGACGGCCATCGGCCAAACCCACCACACGGCAGCGcggccacccaggcccccaacgGCGCAGAGGCTCTGACTCACTGATGACTGAGGCCTCACTGCCTGGGGAGCAGAGCACCCCCTTGTCTTGTCGGGACTGATTCCAGCGCCTTCCAGAGGAGGAGCTGTCTGGCGGTGACCGCCCTCCCTGGGAAGGTGATTGAGAAGGTGCACGGCCCAGCCGGGCACAGCACAGCCGTGAAGGTCAACACCCGGCCCCCACTGCCCAGGCCCTTTGCTCCTGACCTAGGGCGGCGGGAGGGCGGACAAGCGTGAAAGAAACCAACCGAGCCAGACCCTGCTCTCCTGGACAAAACCACGAAGGTCAAGGGTGGGCCTGAGTGCAGCCTCGGAGACCCGACCCACCCGGCCTCGCCTGCTCTGCCTTCTCGAAGCCTGCTACAGAATGCACGCCTGTGTGCCCCAGTTCTCCCGcggaagccctaactcccaaagTGACGGTAacaggaggtggggcctttgagggGTGATCAGTctgagatgaggtcatgagagtggggccCCCCACGATGAGACCGGTGTCCTTATCAACACAGACACAAGGGCAAGGATCTCTCTCCCACCGCTCACGGACACGAGGAGGGGGCTGTCCTGCAAGCTAGGAAAGCGGGTTCTCACCAGAACCCCGTCACACTGTCACCTTGACCTCGCGGCCTCTACGACTGTGCGAAATGAACATCTACtgtttgacccccccccccccgcccccgtatTTGTTGTGGCCTCACAAGCCAAGCAAGACCGTGTGTCACGCAGAGGGGTCCTCTGCTGGGACACTCACCGCTCAGCAGGGCTCTGCAGCTCTGACCTCGTCCTGGTCCTGGAAGGCGGATGCCATCGCCCACCTGTGAGCCTAGGCCCCCGAGGCCACGGCAGCGCCCCCACCCGGCCCGACTGTCCCAGAAATGCCTTCCTTGGTCCGAGACTGCTCAGCACGGCGGCCTCTAAAAACGCCAGTGCTGCTCTGTCCTGGAGAACAAATCATTAGATGGAAGGAATCCCAAGCCCCATCTCCAGGCCAGAGCACACGGACAGGGCCTCCCGGGCCTGCACAGCAAGCAGTCTCCCGCCTCAACCATTTCTAAAATCAATCTCGAACAATCTTGAacattcctctcttcctccccactttGCTCTCAgatcctcctcttcttcttcttttttttaataaaagcaatgaaactGCACTGATAATGCGCAGAGTCGAGGAATCaggaaaaaagcattttctttctaccttttgcATTTTGGGGGAGCCATTTTCGTACACGTATCACAGGAGGCGGTGGTTCTGTTACGCATGTAATTCGGGGTGTTGTGTTTTCACTTACTCGTGAGCACGGCCCACGGGGTTATGTGGTCTTTGTGACCATTATTTGTACTGCGTACAAGCTACTTCCCTGAGGAGCTGCCTCACCGTCTACTTAGCCGTTTTCTCACTCGCGGACAACCTGCGTCTTCTGACCTGTGTTCTTACCATTAAGGCTGCCACAACCACCTTCGTGCCTACAGCGCTCGCCCGTGTGGACCTCGTTTCTTCAGATCGGCTTCCCAAAGTGAAATGTCAACACAAAAGCTTCCCTCTCTTGCGGTTCTAGGTGCATACCAGCCAGCTTGTTTTCCAGGGCTGCCCCGATTTCTAACGCCACCAGCCCGGCGATGTATCAGAGGATATTTTCAGTCACTGTTTCCACGTGGACACGGTGGAATTCAAAACCGTGCTAACTTAACGTACAAAACACGGTTCTTCGTTACTTGAAGGCATATGCCTTCGCTTGGTTTCACAAACTGGCCTGCGGTCTCAGTCTGACACTTCTCCAAAAGCCTGGGCTCTGGTGGCCACAGGTCACTACTCAAGGCTTGTAAACGAGATGTGATAAAGCCACGAGAAAAAAACTACGTTCGAATCACGAGCACAGGTGCGCTGAAGCTCGCCGTTACGCCAAGGAAAAGACGTCAGAGCTCTGACGGTCGCGGGTGCTCGAGTGCGTCTAATGCATCGGGCGCTTTTTCGTTGTTGTCGGActgggtttggttttttgttttttgtttttttttaagtttatttatctggagacagagggagtgtgagcggggaaggggcagagagagagagggagaatcccgagcaggctccgcgtGGTAAGCGCAccgagtccgacgcagggctcgaactcccgaaaccgtgagatcgtgacttgagctgaaatcaagcgtcggactgagccacccaggagccccttgggctgggtgttttgttttttgttttaattttcattctacagatgagcaaATGGGACATGGGGAGCAATTCAGTGAACTGTCCAACCTGGATCCGGTCGTGCTGGGCATCACGCCAGGTACAGAAACCAGTGGCCACCAGGGATGACATCCACATAGACACCGGAGAGCCTTGCACACAGCAGGCCTTCTGTAAGTATGTTGATGATCTAATCTGACTTTCTAAAGGGCTGTTTTTGAATGAACCATTCTCAGTACTCTGCATATTTCCAAATTCCACACTAGAATACAGGGAGCCTATGGGCATAGAGAGCATGGGTTTCTTTAAGTAAGCAAGTTGCTAAAGATACCTCGGAAGTGGAGACCAAGGCTTAGAATGGAGTTGACTTTGATCTGGAAATTGCAACGTAAGGAAGGCACTTAAAAGCGAACACTTCATCAAGCCTCGGGCTTTTTTAGGATCAGCAATTTCTCCAGTGGGATCTCTGCTCAGAAGGCTCTGGAAGGCTAGGCTGAGCAACTGTCTACGTGGAAGGCAGCCACGGACCGAGCCAGGGATGCTGTGGAGAGGAGGCAGTCACAGTGGTTCCCAGACTGCTTCGGGCCATCGCTGGAAAGGCGCCCAAGCAGCACTGGCTGGATGTGACATCCTTGAACGCAACGACAGAATGACGGAGGCTGTGCCCATGGCGCCTTGGGCAATCGGAGACCGTGTGGCACTCCTCGAGGGACAGAGCCACCTGGTCAGAAGTCTGCATGGGGCGTTGGCAATAGTCCCAGTGGGTCCCCTCTGGGCTCTGGCTCCTCTCACGCCTTCCTGCCCGCCTTCCTCTGGTCACCAGGGGCCTGGCTCATGGTACCTGTTGTCCACAGCAGGGACACGTAGCAGAGCCGGGGTGAATGCTACTCTGGAGCCCCCATTTTGGGTGCCCAGTGTCAGGTCATGGAGTCTGGGCTGCAAAGCTCCCCCCCCCAAGTAGTGTGGCCAAGCCACCGTCCTGTCCTGTGGACTTCGTCAGAGCCTGCAGTCCGGAGACTGCTGGGGACTGTCCCCCTCGCCTTCCACCAGGCCTCTGAAGGCTATGCCATAGCAGAGGTTCTGAGAGACAGGTGTGAGGGGTGCCCTTCTGACACTGGAATGGGTCAGTGAGCAGGACGGGGACGGCCCTGCCTCGTGGAACTGACAGGTCTAATAAGGGGGCCTCTTGTGGATCCCGTGATGACCACCGGAAGGTGGAAAGTGCAAGGATGACGAAGTTCCAGATGCCGCTCTCTTATTTCTGGGAAGAAGGCTGTTTTTCTTGGGGTGGAGAAAGCGCCCTTGGGAAGGGAGGCGGCGTCGGCCGCGTCCACCAACGCTGGGCGACATCGAGCCGGGGCCCGGCAGAAGGACGCGACCTGGGAAGAACAGCCAACGGGTCAATGACTCCAGCTCGCCCACCCGGGGACGGACGGGAAGTCAGGGTGGGGGAATCCGACTCTGCAGTCTCACGCAATCTTTGAGACGGGAGATGGGGGAGTAAAGGGGaaaacccccccccgcccccgtcgcAGCAACGGTGACAGCTCATCACCCCCCCACGTCCCGGGCGCTAGCTAAAGCCCGAGGGAGGACGGCGCGGGAGGATCTTGTCCAGCCAGGCCAGGACTGGGCGTCAGTCACCCCATGTGGGGAACTGGGTCTCAGCTGGCCGCGTCCGTTCTAAAAACAGAAAGACCACAACCGAGCCCAGGATCTATTTTTACGCCCCGCTCACTGGAGAGGAATGTGTAATATTTCAGTAAAGGGGGAGTGCGCGCAGCCAAAACTAACTGTTGGGCTTGGCAGCGTCCGACCCATCGAAATTGTTGAGACAAAGGCTACAGAAGCGTTGTCAGGAAACATCCTAGTTTACTGGAGCAAATCTGCATAAGCCCACAAGCCATCTAGCATTTattctcccacctcctcctccaaagaaggaaagaggaggagaaggtacGAAAAACTTTTAGAATCACAAAACCAGGAGAAGTGACAGCCTGACAGGGAAGGCACGGCAGGACTTGGCCACTGGGGACGTCAGACCCTCCGGGCccgcagggggaggggcagggcctggtGGATTCCCCGCCCCCAATCCCCAGGCACTGGGCTCGGACCAGGGGCTAAATTACATACTCCTATGCTTTTCCCAGGGAGCAAGGGGACCTACAGACACGTGGATTAATCCTGCTCCAGCCCCCATACCCGTATGTCAGGCGGAGTGAGCCTGGGGAAAAACCCAACAGAGGCCCAACAGCTGGGAGGTGCACCGGGGCCCCGGGTGCCGAGTTTCCAAGGTTCAGGGGCCAATGACAGcctccactgcccacccccaccccccgccagggGCTCATCATCTCACGGGGACAACAATAGTAATGCCACATTTTCATCTAAGAGGCAGCCAGGTTGCTACGGCACAGCTTATGTATGTGGTGCTGGGCTCGGATGTCTAGTCTACACCCCGCACTCTAtgccttcattttcttatctgtaaaacggggcTGTTGCGAGGCTCACACGAGAGAAGGCACGGCAGGTGCTCAGCAAAGATGGGGGGCACGGGAGCCGTGGGAATCAGAAGAACGCGGGTTTGCAGCGCGTCTGGACAGACCGGATCCTCACagatggatggggtggggggtgagcaaTGGCACCGAGGCAGGAAAGGCCATGGCTCCTGGGGCAGGAGAGCACGGTGTCTGGGGCGCGGGGCTGAGGGCCACAGGACATACCAGCCGGAAAGACCCCTGGGGCCAGAGGTGCAGGGCTAGGGCCACTGGGCTGAAGGAACAGACACATCCCCCCAcacacagagacccaggaaaggtCAGGGTACCACAGGGCTCAGCTCTGACTCTCAGGAAGGTGAGCCAGGGTCAGAACGGGGGGCAACGAGGAGGGAGCCGTGACTGCTGGGCAGAGACGGGGGTCTCGGCGAAGAAGGTCCGGGGACCTCAAGCAGCACAGGAGTCAGGCTGGGACGGGGGCACAGGGTGGCTCCAAACTGTCACTGGCAGTAAGGAGAGAAGGCAAGCAGAGCTACGGGCTGGAAGCAAGGGACTCCTCTAGGCACTGAACACCCTGACGGGATGCCCTCCTGTCCCGCCACGGGCAGGAGCCACCCGCAAGCCAAACGGACTTGCGCTCCAATCTCTCTCCGTGGATTCAAGCCGCCCGCCAGTTACGGCGTTCTTCGAGCCCCTGCCCAAAACCCTGAcccagagcaagagcagggacaCTGATCTCCCAGGGGCGAAAGAATTCAACGTGTGTGCACATCCCGGACCCAGAGCACACAGCACGCAGAAAGTGTGATATCATTCACGGATCTTTCAAAAATTCAGCACAAAGCCTCCTAAGTGCCTACTCTTCTTCCCAAGGAAGGGGCGGGAAGGCCTCCCTACTCTGGGAATGGTTTATATTGGCCCTCAGAGACCTTTTGATGCAGAAGGAAATCAACGAACCCATCCCCACCAGCCAACTTACCATCCCCAAATAGGCAATGCACGCTGGGAGGAGGACCAAGACGgacagaaagaagccagacatctggggcagggggaggggcggatgCTTTGAAGGGGGGTTGTCCCTAGAGCCCAGCAACCCAGCGCCAGGGCCTGACCTGCCTCTGCAGACATCTCCTCTAAATTCCCCAGCCCAGACCCACGGGGGAATGCCAAGAatcctctctgctccctgcctctcctctctggaGCATTCCAAGCACTGAGTTTCTTCCTCTCAAAAGATCAGTAGCATGAGAAAGGAATCCACCGAGGGGGGCCCACAGGCTGACAGATGGGTGGGAAAGATAACGGCCCCACTCACCCCCAGCTGGGGCGGGCAGTTCTCCCTCTGAGCCTCCCCTCCGTGCtggaagagggcagagaaacaggggcGCCAGGGCAGCTCAGTCTCAGAAGGACGCGCCCCAGGCAGGGAGCGCTGGGCTGGAAGACAAAGCAGGATTTGAACAGGGGGGAACTCTTCCACAGACCATTCTGCACTTGGCCCCCAGCCCTCAAGGGCACTCCCGATCACAGCTGCGTTCCGCTGGGGCAGGGACTCCTGGCCCCCGAGCACAGGGCCAGCTCACTCTCCGTGGGTGGCACCCCCATGGGCTGGCCTAAACGGAGGAGCCCACGCAGAGTTAACAACGATCGGTCAAGCCCCTGGCATTCTCAGTTCTGCCAACAGTCAAGACCCTCGGTCAGGCTGACCCTGGCCTCGGATGACATGACTGCCAGGCTAAGAAGTCAGAGCAGAGAAAGAGTTGGTGAGTGAACAAGGCCAACAGAAGAACGGCTGGGGGAGCCCTGCCCAGCCTGCTGAGCAAATAAATGTCCGCTTTGGGCCATGGAGCTGTGGGGTAGTCTGTTATGCATCAACAGATAACTACTGGAGAGCAAGAGAACCCGCTGCTGGGCCCCGAATCCCACACCTGGAGATCAGGGCCGCCTAAAACCACCTCCTGTTCGCAGCTCTCCAAAGAGGTTCTCACCAGCCCTCAGGGAGAGTGTGACGACGCCCGAAAAGCAAGGAGGCAGGGCGCTCCAAGTTCAGGCCGGGGAGGTGAGTGGTGGCACTTTCTAGAACTCAACGCTGACTTGTGCAGAGTGGAGCCGAGCCTCTCTGCTCCCTGGAATGTTCTCTGCTTTGTCTCTACAAGGTTCTAACGCTAAACTCTGTAAGTCCAACTTCAAGAGATCAAACCAAAAGGTGAGGACCCCGAGTGAGCCCGCCCGTTGGTTACGTAAGCTGGTTCTCTGCAAAGGGGGCAACACCGATTAACTTCCAGAGGCTTCTCGACTGACAAGGTGCCTGGGGGACCTGGCTGGCAGATGTGGACCCTCAGCACCAGCACAGGGTGTGATCTATGTGGGACAGTTAGCTGTCCTCGTTCTCGTTCACCTATGCCCCACACTGGCCCCGGTGGCTGAGCCCCATCTCGGCACCTGCTCCAACCACCGCCCATCCTTGTCCCAGACTGTCATTGCAGCAAGTTAATAACAGATGGAGTGTCCTGTCCCCAAAATAGCAGGTTCAGTAATATTTCACAAGGTAAATTCTTAATAGAGCTGATATTCTCATGGGGCATGAGATGGACGCAGAGCGTAGGCCGTCATCACTCTTTTGACCTCTGTGCCTTCGTCGCTGTGATATCCTCAAACGTAGGACCCGGTCTGGGGAAGTCTGTGCTGCTTTCTGGG contains these protein-coding regions:
- the CD2H1orf198 gene encoding uncharacterized protein C1orf198 homolog, whose translation is MASMAAAIAASRSAVMSGNRPLDDRERKRFTYFSSLSPMARKIMQDKEKIREKYGPEWARLPPAQQDEIIDRCLVGPGAPAPRAPGDPGDSEELARFPGLRGPTGQKVVRFGDEDITWQDEHSAPFSWETRSQMEFSVCSLSIQESGSGPAGEPRQSKASQGSQALRPSQGGKSSSLDALGPARKEEEASFWKINAERSRGEGPEAEFQSLTPSQIKSMEKGEKVLPACYRQDPALKDREAKAERPGNLRQEQRGLPCVSIEPERPQPVQARPSTTPSEPEGKLSSPEARREDVEDVEDSLFSEPMPTQVTSSNVVLKTGFDFLDNW